The proteins below come from a single Dermacentor albipictus isolate Rhodes 1998 colony unplaced genomic scaffold, USDA_Dalb.pri_finalv2 scaffold_131, whole genome shotgun sequence genomic window:
- the LOC139053466 gene encoding protein aveugle-like, which translates to MAKHRQPEPTAPPSPATADKEAQRKRTRPLPVFFWETVHVMKWMKRVCINHYTSYSTLFLDHEITGRSLVRLNDVSLEKMGIKDANHRDELYREILKLKLKSNILEMRDLESKGTEFSTVGMS; encoded by the exons ATGGCGAAACATCGGCAGCCCGAGCCGA CGGCGCCACCCTCACCGGCAACAGCTGACAAGGAGGCTCAGCGGAAGCGGACTCGGCCTCTGCCTGTTTTTTTCTGGGAGACCGTGCACGTCATGAAGTGGATGAAACGTGTCTGCATCAACCATTATACCTCATACTCAACACTTTTCCTTGATCACGAGATTACAG GTCGATCACTGGTGCGACTGAACGATGTCAGCCTTGAAAAGATGGGTATCAAGGACGCGAATCACCG GGATGAACTGTACCGTGAAATTCTCAAGCTCAAGCTGAAAAGCAACATTTTGGAGATGAGGGACCTTGAAAGCAAAG